Proteins encoded together in one Eublepharis macularius isolate TG4126 chromosome 2, MPM_Emac_v1.0, whole genome shotgun sequence window:
- the IGF2 gene encoding insulin-like growth factor II — translation MSRVQRHMDECSSHPDVFQICTQEVESSCGSSKVQKMCTSKRILLLALTFLAYVVDSASAYSPAETLCGGELVDTLQFVCGDRGFYFSRPVGRNRGRLNRGIVEECCFRSCDLNLLETYCAKSAKSERDLSSTSLVVLPALNKDPFQKPSHTKYSKYDIWQKKSSQRLQRGLPNILRARRYRWQTEGLQESEESKAHRPLVVLPTQKPLVVQTTSETSSTQK, via the exons ATGTCAAGAGTACAGAGGCACATGGATGAATGCTCCAGCCACCCCGACGTCTTCCAAATCTGCACGCAAGAAGTTGAGAGCAGCTGTGGCAGTTCAAAG GTGCAGAAGATGTGCACTTCTAAGCGAATACTGCTGCTAGCGCTCACCTTCTTGGCATACGTCGTTGATTCTGCCTCTGCATACAGCCCTGCTGAAACCCTCTGTGGTGGAGAGTTGGTGGACACACTGCAGTTTGTCTGTGGGGACAGAGGATTTTATTTCA GTCGGCCAGTGGGCAGAAACAGAGGCCGGCTCAACCGCGGCATAGTGGAGGAGTGCTGTTTTCGGAGTTGTGATCTTAATCTCTTGGAAACTTACTGTGCAAAATCTGCCAAATCAGAGAGGGACCTCTCATCTACTTCTCTTGTAGTCTTACCAGCACTAAACAAG GATCCCTTTCAGAAGCCTTCTCACACCAAGTATTCAAAATATGACATATGGCAGAAGAAAAGCTCACAGCGCCTTCAAAGGGGGCTCCCCAACATCCTCCGTGCCCGCAGGTATCGATGGCAGACTGAAGGACTGCAAGAATCTGAGGAATCCAAGGCCCATCGTCCCTTGGTGGTCCTCCCCACTCAGAAGCCTCTGGTTGTGCAAACCACCTCAGAAACATCAAGCacccagaagtga